A single uncultured Methanolobus sp. DNA region contains:
- the cas6e gene encoding type I-E CRISPR-associated protein Cas6/Cse3/CasE produces MSRARFLPEAVSGKSFTNMGSSYNIHRLVWSLFSKGPNDERSFLYRQESDGTVPKFYIVSENEPDDESGLWDINIKSYDPVLRSGQELSFSLRGNPIVSKRDKNGKQHRHDVVMDEKFRMKKENSGKDYDVNISEIVQQKGVEWLQKKAEASGFSIEKEQVRADGYCNHKFYKPNGKHNISFNTIDFTGVLTVTDPEMFKKVLFEGIGPAKGFGCGLLMVRLVR; encoded by the coding sequence ATGAGCAGAGCAAGATTTCTTCCTGAAGCGGTTTCAGGTAAATCTTTCACTAACATGGGAAGCAGCTACAATATTCATCGTCTGGTATGGTCCTTATTTTCAAAAGGACCTAATGATGAAAGAAGCTTTTTGTATCGTCAGGAATCAGATGGCACAGTGCCGAAATTCTATATTGTATCCGAAAATGAACCGGATGATGAATCTGGTTTGTGGGATATAAATATAAAATCTTATGATCCAGTATTAAGGTCAGGGCAGGAACTTTCTTTTTCCCTTCGTGGCAATCCAATAGTCTCAAAAAGAGATAAAAATGGAAAGCAACACCGTCACGATGTGGTAATGGACGAAAAGTTCCGCATGAAAAAAGAAAACTCTGGTAAAGATTACGATGTTAATATTTCTGAGATTGTTCAGCAAAAAGGTGTTGAATGGTTACAAAAGAAAGCAGAAGCCAGTGGTTTTTCTATAGAGAAGGAGCAGGTACGTGCTGATGGTTATTGTAATCATAAATTCTATAAACCAAACGGAAAGCACAATATTAGTTTCAACACTATTGACTTTACAGGTGTTTTAACTGTAACTGATCCGGAAATGTTCAAGAAGGTGCTTTTTGAGGGAATAGGTCCAGCAAAAGGTTTTGGCTGCGGTCTACTTATGGTACGGCTCGTTCGTTAG
- the cas1e gene encoding type I-E CRISPR-associated endonuclease Cas1e: MLPKLKPITIKERFSLLFLEKGELDVVDGAFVIIDKNGVRSQIPVGGIACLMLEPGTRVSHAAVTLAARVGCLLIWVGEAGVRLYSAGQPGGARADRLLYQAKLALDDDMRRRVSRKMYEIRFNEQVPESYSIEQMRGMEAARVKKLYQLYAQQYGVEWKGRSYDPEDWDSADVQNKCLSSATSCIYGVTEAAILAAGYSPAVGFIHTGKPRSFVYDIADLFKFETVIPVAFRVASEKHTNYERAVRLACRDAFRETKLLKKIIPAIEDVLSAGGIDIPDTPKDQWPPAIPNERSIGDVGHRA, encoded by the coding sequence ATGCTCCCAAAACTAAAACCAATCACAATAAAAGAACGCTTTTCACTATTATTCCTTGAAAAAGGAGAACTTGATGTAGTGGACGGGGCGTTTGTAATTATTGATAAGAATGGTGTACGTTCACAGATTCCTGTCGGTGGAATTGCCTGTTTAATGCTTGAACCTGGTACCAGGGTGTCCCATGCGGCAGTAACACTTGCAGCACGTGTTGGCTGCCTTCTGATATGGGTTGGAGAAGCTGGTGTCAGGCTTTATTCAGCAGGACAGCCGGGTGGTGCACGTGCAGATAGATTACTGTATCAGGCAAAGCTTGCTCTTGATGATGATATGAGACGCAGGGTATCCAGAAAGATGTATGAGATCAGATTCAATGAGCAGGTGCCGGAGAGTTACAGCATTGAACAGATGCGTGGAATGGAAGCAGCACGTGTGAAAAAGTTGTATCAGTTGTATGCCCAGCAATATGGTGTTGAGTGGAAGGGGCGTAGTTATGATCCTGAAGACTGGGATAGTGCTGATGTACAGAACAAGTGTCTGAGTTCTGCAACGTCATGCATATATGGTGTTACGGAAGCGGCAATCCTTGCCGCAGGTTATTCTCCTGCAGTAGGCTTTATTCATACAGGAAAACCCCGTTCGTTCGTGTATGATATTGCTGACCTTTTCAAGTTTGAAACTGTGATTCCTGTGGCTTTCAGGGTTGCATCTGAGAAGCATACTAATTATGAAAGGGCTGTGAGACTTGCCTGCAGGGATGCATTCAGGGAAACAAAACTGTTGAAGAAGATAATTCCTGCTATAGAAGATGTTCTTTCGGCAGGTGGAATTGATATCCCGGATACACCAAAGGATCAATGGCCACCGGCAATTCCGAATGAAAGGAGTATTGGCGATGTTGGTCATCGTGCTTGA
- the cas2e gene encoding type I-E CRISPR-associated endoribonuclease Cas2e — MLVIVLENAPDRLRGRLALWLLEVRAGVYVGDYSVKVRDMIVENITAGLEDGNAVIIWNYPNEAGYDFITMGENRRIPKEMDGVKLISFLPDTK, encoded by the coding sequence ATGTTGGTCATCGTGCTTGAAAATGCGCCTGACAGGCTGCGCGGACGTTTGGCCCTGTGGTTACTGGAGGTTCGTGCAGGTGTTTATGTTGGTGATTATTCGGTAAAGGTGAGGGATATGATAGTCGAGAACATAACAGCAGGTCTGGAAGATGGAAATGCAGTCATTATCTGGAATTATCCTAATGAAGCAGGTTATGATTTTATTACAATGGGAGAAAACCGCCGGATTCCCAAAGAAATGGATGGGGTTAAGTTAATATCTTTTTTACCCGATACTAAATAA